A single Zootoca vivipara chromosome 1, rZooViv1.1, whole genome shotgun sequence DNA region contains:
- the VPS39 gene encoding vam6/Vps39-like protein: MHDAFEPVPILEKLPLQIDCLAAWEEWLLVGTKQGHLLLYRIRKETGCNRFEVTLEKSNKNFSKKIQQIHVVSQFKILVSLLENNIYVHDLLTFQQITTVSKAKGATLFTCDLKHSATGEEVLRMCVAVKKKLQLYYWKDREFYELQGDFSVPDVPKSMAWCEDSICVGFKRDYYLIRVDGKGSIKELFPTGKQLEPLVAPLADGKVAVGQDDLTVVLNEEGTCTQKCALNWTDIPIAMEHQPPYIVAVLPRYVEIRTFEPRLLVQSIELQRPRFITSGGTNIVYVASNHFVWRLIPVSIATQIQQLLQDKQFELALQLADMKDDSDTEKRQQIHHIKNLYAFNLFCQKRFDESMQVFAKLGTDPTHVMGLYPELLPSDYKKQLQYPNPVPVLSPAELEKAHLALIDYLTQKRSQLVKKLNDSDHQSSTSPLMEGTPTIKSKKKLLQIIDTTLLKCYLHTNVALVAPLLRLENNHCHIEESEHVLKKAHKYSELIILYEKKGLHEKALQVLVDQSKKANSPLKGHERTVQYLQHLGTDNLNLIFSYSVWVLRDFPEDGLKIFTEDLPEVESLPRNKVLSFLIENFKNLAVPYLEHIIQTWEEAGSEFHNCLIQLYCEKVQGLMKEYLSSFPPDKLPVAAGEEEGELGEYRQKLLFFLETSSCYNAEQLISDFPFDGLLEERALLLGRMGNHEQALFIYVHILKDTKMAENYCHKHYDKSKDGNKDVYLSLLRMYLSPPSVHCLGPIKMKLLEPQANLQAALQVLELHHSKLDTTKAINLLPANTQISEIRIFLEKVLEENAQKKRFSQVLKNLLHAEFLRVQEERILHQQVKCIITEEKLCSVCKKKIGNSAFARYPNAIVVHYFCSKEVSAVDT, translated from the exons aTGCACGACGCCTTCGAGCCGGTGCCGATTCTGGAGAAGTTGCCTCTGCAGATCGACTGCTTGGCCGCATGGG aGGAATGGCTCCTCGTTGGGACAAAACAAGGCCACCTTCTTCTTTACAGAATTCGAAAGGAAACTG GTTGCAACAGATTTGAAGTGACATTAGAGAAGTCAAACAAGAACTTCTCCAAGAAGATTCAGCAG ATCCATGTTGTGTCCCAGTTCAAAATTTTGGTCAGTTTATTAG aaaacaacatttaCGTTCATGACCTGTTGACATTTCAGCAGATCACAACAGTTTCCAAGGCGAAGGGTGCAACTCTCTTCACCTGTGACCTGAAG CACTCTGCCACAGGTGAAGAGGTCTTGAGGATGTGTGTGGCAGTGAAAAAGAAGCTCCAGCTGtattactggaaggacagagagTTCTACGAGCTGCAG GGAGACTTCAGTGTGCCAGATGTACCCAAGTCAATGGCATGGTGTGAAGATTCAATCTGTGTGGGTTTCAAGAGGGACTATTATTTAATAAGG GTGGATGGTAAAGGTTCCATCAAAGAACTCTTCCCCACAGGAAAGCAGCTTGAGCCACTGGTAGCCCCTTTGGCAGATGGGAAAGTTGCTGTAGGCCAGGACGATCTTACTGTTGTATTAAATGAAGAAGGAACTTGTACACAGAAATGTGCCTTGAACTGGACAGATATCCCAATAGCCATGG AACATCAACCACCGTACATTGTGGCAGTACTGCCAAGATATGTAGAGATTCGTACTTTCGAGCCCCGACTCCTAGTGCAGAGTATTGAGCTTCAGAGACCACGCTTCATTACTTCTGGAGG tacaAATATTGTGTATGTGGCCAGCAATCATTTTGTTTGGCGTCTCATTCCGGTTTCCATTGCAACCCAAATCCAGCAGCTTCTTCAAGATAAGCAATTTGAACTGGCTCTGCAATTGGCA GATATGAAGGATGATTCTGATACTGAAAAGCGACAACAAATTCATCATATTAAGAATCTGTATGCCTTCAACCTTTTCTGCCAAAAGCGCTTCGATGAATCCATGCAAGTCTTTGCCAAGCTTGGGACAG ATCCTACCCATGTCATGGGTCTTTATCCTGAACTGTTGCCCAGTGATTACAAGAAACAGCTCCAGTATCCCAACCCTGTTCCAGTTCTGTCTCCAGCAGAACTGGAGAAAGCACACTTGGCACTTATAGACTACCTGACACAG AAAAGAAGTCAGTTAGTGAAGAAGCTGAATGACTCAGACCATCAGTCCAGCACTTCTCCCCTCATGGAGGGGACCCCTACCATCAAATCAAAGAAGAAGTTGCTGCAGATCATTGATACCACCCTGTTGAAATGCTACCTCCAT ACCAATGTGGCCCTAGTGGCACCACTGTTGCGACTGGAGAACAATCACTGCCACATAGAGGAAAGTGAGCATGTGCTCAAGAAAGCACACAAATACAGCGAGCTGATCATACTGTACGAGAAGAAAGGTCTGCATGAAAAAG CTTTGCAAGTGCTAGTGGATCAGTCAAAGAAAGCTAACTCCCCCTTGAAGGGCCATGAGAGGACCGTGCAGTATTTGCAACACTTGG GCACCGACAACTTGAACTTAATATTCTCCTATTCTGTTTGGGTACTTAGAGACTTTCCTGAAGATGGATTGAAA ATATTCACAGAAGATCTTCCTGAAGTGGAATCCCTTCCTCGAAACAAAGTCCTCAGTTTCTTGATAGAGAACTTTAAAAACCTGGCTGTTCCGTACTTG GAACATATAATCCAAACCTGGGAAGAGGCTGGTTCAGAGTTCCACAACTGCCTGATTCAGCTCTACTGTGAAAAAGTGCAAGGATTAATGAAGGAATATCTCAGCTCTTTTCCTCCAG ATAAACTACCGGTGGcagctggagaagaggagggggaacttGGAGAGTATCGACAAAAACTGCTTTTCTTCCTTGAGACTTCCAGTTGCTACAATGCTGAGCAGCTCATCAGTGACTTCCCCTTTGATG GCCTCCTAGAAGAACGTGCTCTGCTGCTGGGACGGATGGGAAATCATGAACAAGCTCTCTTCATATATGTTCATATCCTGAAGGATACAAAAATGGCTGAAAA TTACTGTCACAAACACTACGACAAAAGCAAAGATGGCAACAAAGAT GTATACTTGTCTCTTCTCCGGATGTACCTCTCACCACCTAGTGTTCACTGCTTGGGACCAATCAAGATGAAACTATTGGAGCCTCAAGCCAATCTCCAGGCTGCATTGCAGGTTTTGGAACTTCATCACAGCAAGTTGGACACTACCAaa GCAATAAACCTCCTCCCAGCAAATACTCAAATTAGTGAGATTCGAATCTTCCTGGAAAAAGTCCTTGAAGAAAATGCCCAGAAGAAAAGATTCAGTCAAGTACTTAAAAATCTTCTCCATGCTGAATTCCTGAGA GTACAGGAGGAACGGATTTTACACCAGCAAGTGAAATGTATAATCACAGAGGAAAAACTTTGCAGTGTGTGTAAAAAGAAGATTGGAAATAG TGCCTTTGCCCGCTATCCTAATGCAATAGTCGTGCATTATTTCTGTTCCAAAGAAGTGAGTGCAGTAGACACCTGA